One stretch of Paraburkholderia fungorum DNA includes these proteins:
- a CDS encoding mechanosensitive ion channel family protein, with the protein MFTSDDISRLADSPLHTWLGTLIVSIICASLAVAVHRFGSRIVMRLAKPHPLPSVILRYINKPSLFVLVIVVLEGIWAEAPDTLNYIVPLRDVTAIALIAALTWLSVRSAAAIGEAIIRAHPLDTADNLHARRIHTQARVLARSVMIVIVIVGVGGALMTFPNVRQIGASLLASAGVAGLVAGIAARPVLGNLIAGLQIALSQPIRLDDVVVISGEWGRIEEITGTYVSVRLWDQRRLIVPLQWFIENPFANWTRSSSQIIGTVFLFVDYRMPLAPLREELARIVEGAPEWDRRVQVLQVTDGTERAMQLRALVSSLDSGLNWDLRCRVREGLLDFIQRNYPQYLPRARAEVSAELDVGQAQPPVDWVPRSAQSPAGSTAANTEADPVASRIGRHGVSDVAEKAREKA; encoded by the coding sequence ATGTTTACTTCCGACGACATCAGCCGCCTCGCCGATTCGCCTCTGCATACGTGGCTCGGCACGTTGATCGTCTCGATCATCTGCGCATCCCTCGCCGTGGCCGTTCACCGCTTCGGCTCGCGCATCGTGATGCGCCTCGCGAAGCCTCATCCGCTGCCCAGCGTCATCCTGCGTTATATCAACAAGCCTTCGCTGTTCGTCCTCGTGATCGTGGTGCTGGAAGGCATCTGGGCTGAAGCGCCCGACACGCTCAATTACATCGTGCCGCTGCGCGACGTCACCGCGATCGCGTTGATTGCCGCGCTCACGTGGCTGTCGGTGCGCTCGGCGGCGGCGATCGGCGAGGCGATCATCCGCGCCCATCCGCTCGATACCGCAGACAACCTGCACGCCCGCCGCATCCATACGCAGGCGCGCGTGCTGGCGCGCTCGGTGATGATCGTCATCGTGATCGTCGGGGTCGGCGGTGCACTGATGACTTTTCCGAACGTGCGGCAGATCGGCGCGAGCCTGCTGGCGTCGGCGGGGGTGGCCGGTCTGGTCGCCGGTATCGCGGCGCGGCCGGTGCTCGGCAATCTGATCGCGGGCTTGCAGATCGCGCTGTCGCAGCCGATCCGGCTCGACGACGTCGTCGTGATTTCAGGCGAGTGGGGGCGCATCGAGGAGATCACCGGGACCTACGTGTCGGTGCGGCTGTGGGACCAGCGTCGGCTGATCGTGCCGTTGCAATGGTTCATCGAAAACCCGTTCGCCAACTGGACCCGCAGCAGCTCGCAGATCATCGGCACGGTGTTTCTGTTCGTCGATTACCGGATGCCGCTCGCGCCGCTGCGCGAAGAACTGGCGCGGATCGTCGAGGGCGCGCCGGAGTGGGATCGTCGCGTGCAGGTGTTGCAGGTGACGGACGGCACCGAGCGCGCGATGCAGTTGCGCGCGCTGGTCAGCTCACTCGATTCGGGGCTGAACTGGGATTTGCGCTGCCGGGTCCGCGAAGGGCTGCTGGACTTCATTCAGCGGAACTATCCGCAGTATCTGCCGAGGGCGCGCGCCGAAGTGTCGGCGGAACTGGATGTGGGTCAGGCCCAGCCGCCGGTCGACTGGGTTCCGCGCAGTGCACAGTCGCCAGCGGGAAGTACCGCCGCGAATACCGAGGCGGATCCGGTGGCGAGCCGGATCGGCCGGCATGGTGTTAGCGACGTCGCGGAGAAGGCGAGGGAAAAGGCTTAG
- the otsA gene encoding alpha,alpha-trehalose-phosphate synthase (UDP-forming) yields the protein MGRLIVVSNRVATPTETKGSAGGLAVGVFGALKDAGGVWFGWSGDVVSETVANAGPTLEQDGAVTFATVGLTRKDYDQYYRGFSNATLWPVFHYRNDLARYEREEYAGYRRVNAWLAHKLIKLLEPDDVIWIHDYHLIPFAEALRNEGITNRIGFFLHIPFPSPQILLNIPPHEELVKSLSCYDLLGFQTATDQEAFHDYVTRHARGTVSKDGIIEAFGRKLRTGVYRIGVFPDEIAEQAKRYESRQHVLDLKQSLEGRKLIMSVDRLDYSKGLVERFRAFEHLLERSPEWRGNVTLVQIAPPTRSDVVTYQKIRQDLEYEAGRINGRYSGLDYTPIRYLNQQYDRWKLMSLFRESQIGFVTPLHDGMNLVAKEYVAAQNPDDPGVLVLSIFAGAAAELTGALLVNPHDAIGMCEALQRALQMPLDARQRRHEINMAALRKNDLGVWRDTFLSDLRSVPVQKPGKGGGHK from the coding sequence ATGGGCCGATTGATCGTTGTGTCGAATCGCGTTGCAACACCGACGGAAACCAAAGGATCGGCGGGCGGACTCGCGGTCGGCGTATTCGGTGCGCTGAAAGATGCAGGCGGTGTGTGGTTCGGGTGGAGCGGCGATGTGGTCAGCGAGACCGTCGCCAATGCAGGGCCGACCCTCGAACAGGACGGCGCCGTCACCTTCGCGACCGTGGGCCTCACGCGCAAGGACTACGACCAGTACTACCGTGGCTTTTCGAACGCGACGCTGTGGCCGGTGTTCCACTATCGCAACGACCTCGCGCGCTACGAGCGCGAAGAATACGCGGGCTACCGGCGCGTCAACGCATGGCTCGCGCACAAGCTGATCAAGCTGCTCGAACCCGACGACGTGATCTGGATTCACGACTACCATCTGATCCCGTTTGCCGAAGCGCTGCGCAACGAGGGCATCACGAACCGCATCGGTTTCTTCCTGCACATACCGTTTCCGTCGCCGCAAATCCTGCTCAACATTCCGCCGCACGAGGAACTGGTCAAGTCGCTGTCGTGCTACGACCTGCTGGGCTTCCAGACCGCGACGGACCAGGAAGCTTTCCATGATTACGTCACGCGGCACGCGCGCGGCACGGTGAGCAAAGACGGCATTATCGAAGCGTTCGGGCGCAAGCTGCGCACCGGCGTCTACCGGATCGGCGTGTTCCCCGACGAAATCGCCGAACAGGCCAAACGCTACGAAAGCCGCCAGCACGTACTCGACCTGAAGCAGAGTCTTGAAGGGCGCAAGCTGATCATGAGTGTCGACCGGCTCGATTATTCGAAAGGGCTGGTCGAGCGATTCCGCGCATTCGAGCATTTGCTGGAGCGTTCGCCCGAGTGGCGGGGCAACGTCACGCTGGTGCAGATTGCGCCGCCCACGCGCTCCGATGTCGTCACGTATCAGAAGATCCGCCAGGACCTGGAGTACGAAGCCGGGCGAATCAACGGACGCTATTCAGGCCTCGACTACACGCCGATCCGCTATCTGAACCAGCAATACGACCGCTGGAAACTCATGTCCCTTTTCCGCGAATCGCAGATCGGCTTCGTGACGCCGCTGCACGACGGCATGAATCTGGTCGCGAAGGAATACGTCGCTGCGCAGAATCCCGACGATCCGGGCGTGCTGGTCCTGTCGATTTTTGCGGGCGCGGCGGCTGAACTGACTGGCGCGCTGCTGGTGAATCCGCACGACGCGATCGGCATGTGCGAAGCGTTGCAGCGTGCGTTGCAGATGCCGCTCGACGCGCGTCAGCGGCGTCACGAGATCAATATGGCGGCCTTGCGCAAGAACGACCTCGGGGTGTGGCGCGATACGTTCCTGAGCGATCTGCGCAGCGTGCCGGTGCAGAAGCCGGGCAAGGGCGGCGGGCATAAGTGA
- a CDS encoding AAA family ATPase: MLSTLAVAGYRSLRELIVPLGRLNVITGANGSGKSSVYRSLRLLAETARGGVITSLAREGGLPSTLWAGPERFSRAMLAGEVPVQGTRRNEPVSLRLGFASDEFSYAIDLGLPPPEMPANPIPSKFLLDPVIKRECIWSGPVLRPSALLVDRHGVALRTRDENGEWQTIPQPVASFDSMMTEFADPRSAPEMITVREQIRSWRFYDHFRTDADAPARLPQIGTHTPVLSNDGADLAAALQTIREIGDPAALDAAIDDAFPGSRLDIDTHDGRFEVAMQQHGLLRPLKGAELSDGTLRYLLLVAALLTPRPPALLVLNEPETSLHPDLLPALARLIARASVHSQVLVVSHAARLIAALEREEASESIVLEKHFGATRIADADERDLPAWKWPSR, from the coding sequence ATGTTGAGCACGTTAGCCGTCGCGGGATACCGGTCGTTGCGCGAGCTGATCGTGCCGCTTGGCCGGCTGAACGTGATCACCGGCGCGAACGGCAGCGGCAAGTCGAGCGTATACCGCTCGCTTCGTCTGCTGGCGGAAACCGCACGTGGCGGCGTGATTACGTCGCTCGCCCGTGAGGGCGGTTTGCCGTCGACTTTATGGGCCGGTCCCGAGCGGTTTTCGCGCGCCATGCTGGCGGGTGAAGTGCCGGTGCAAGGCACGCGCCGTAACGAGCCGGTCAGCCTCCGGCTCGGTTTTGCCAGCGACGAATTCAGTTACGCAATCGATCTGGGGCTGCCTCCGCCCGAAATGCCCGCGAATCCGATACCGAGCAAATTTCTGCTCGATCCGGTCATCAAGCGCGAATGCATCTGGAGCGGTCCGGTGCTGAGGCCTTCGGCGTTACTGGTCGACCGGCACGGCGTGGCGCTGCGTACGCGTGACGAGAATGGCGAATGGCAGACCATTCCGCAGCCCGTCGCAAGCTTCGACAGCATGATGACGGAGTTCGCCGACCCTCGCAGCGCGCCCGAGATGATCACGGTTCGCGAACAGATCCGCTCGTGGCGTTTCTACGATCATTTCCGCACCGACGCCGACGCACCAGCGCGCTTGCCACAGATAGGCACGCACACGCCCGTGCTATCCAACGACGGCGCCGATCTGGCCGCTGCGTTGCAAACCATCCGCGAAATCGGCGATCCGGCCGCGCTCGACGCTGCCATCGACGACGCCTTTCCCGGCTCACGTCTCGACATCGACACGCATGACGGCCGTTTCGAAGTGGCGATGCAGCAGCACGGCCTGCTGCGGCCGCTCAAGGGCGCGGAATTGTCGGACGGCACGCTGCGTTATCTGCTGCTGGTTGCTGCGCTATTGACGCCGCGTCCGCCCGCGCTGCTGGTGCTGAACGAACCGGAGACGAGCCTGCATCCCGATTTGCTGCCGGCGCTCGCCCGTCTGATCGCACGGGCTTCGGTGCATTCGCAGGTGCTGGTGGTGTCGCATGCCGCGCGTCTGATTGCGGCGCTGGAACGCGAGGAGGCTAGCGAGTCGATCGTGCTGGAGAAGCACTTCGGCGCCACCCGCATCGCCGATGCCGACGAGCGCGATCTTCCCGCCTGGAAATGGCCGTCGCGTTAG
- a CDS encoding glycosyltransferase family 4 protein: protein MKIAQIAPLTESVPPKLYGGTERVVSYITEALVELGHDVTLFASGDSVTSAKLEAVWPRALRLDPGIRDRVAPHMLLMELVRRQAEDFDVLHFHLDYYSFSVFKRQDTPFVTTMHGRLDLPEQQPVFDTFNTAPVISISNAQRHPLPQARWLTTVYHGLPEQLYTPQPVEQKYLAFLGRISPEKRVDTAIRIAGRCGMQIRIAAKVDAADREYFEREIKPLLDLPHVEFIGEIADNQKAEFLSGAHALLFPIDWPEPFGLVMIEAMACGTPVVAFNRGSVPEVLEDGVTGFIVEDEIGAVAAVNRLHKMPRAGVRQRFEERFTSHRMAQQYVDAYQSVIRAQKRSRFKVIDTSGS from the coding sequence ATGAAGATTGCGCAGATCGCCCCCTTGACCGAATCGGTGCCACCCAAGCTGTACGGCGGCACCGAGCGTGTCGTGTCGTACATCACCGAGGCGCTGGTCGAGCTTGGCCATGACGTGACGCTGTTCGCCAGCGGCGACTCCGTCACCAGCGCGAAACTCGAGGCCGTCTGGCCGCGTGCGCTGCGCCTCGACCCGGGCATTCGCGACCGCGTCGCGCCGCACATGTTGCTGATGGAACTCGTGCGACGCCAGGCCGAAGACTTCGACGTGCTGCACTTCCACCTCGACTATTACTCGTTCTCGGTGTTCAAGCGTCAGGACACGCCGTTCGTCACGACCATGCACGGTCGTCTCGATCTGCCCGAGCAGCAGCCCGTGTTCGACACCTTCAATACCGCACCGGTCATCTCGATCTCGAACGCGCAGCGTCACCCGTTGCCGCAGGCGCGCTGGCTGACCACCGTCTATCACGGCCTGCCGGAGCAGCTTTACACGCCGCAGCCCGTCGAACAGAAGTACCTCGCGTTCCTTGGGCGTATCTCGCCGGAAAAGCGGGTCGACACGGCCATTCGCATTGCCGGCCGTTGCGGCATGCAGATCCGTATCGCGGCAAAAGTGGACGCGGCCGACCGCGAATATTTCGAACGCGAGATCAAGCCGTTGCTGGACTTGCCGCACGTGGAATTCATCGGCGAGATCGCGGATAACCAGAAGGCCGAATTCCTGTCTGGTGCGCATGCGCTGCTGTTCCCGATCGACTGGCCGGAGCCGTTTGGTCTCGTGATGATCGAAGCGATGGCGTGCGGCACGCCGGTGGTCGCGTTCAATCGCGGCTCGGTGCCCGAAGTGCTGGAAGACGGCGTGACGGGGTTTATCGTCGAAGATGAAATCGGTGCGGTGGCGGCGGTCAACCGTCTGCACAAGATGCCGCGCGCGGGCGTGCGGCAGCGCTTCGAAGAACGCTTCACGTCGCACCGGATGGCCCAGCAGTATGTCGACGCGTATCAGTCGGTGATTCGGGCGCAGAAGCGCTCACGCTTCAAGGTGATCGATACGTCGGGTAGTTGA
- a CDS encoding BPSL1445 family SYLF domain-containing lipoprotein translates to MQRRNFMLKTTAALAFGGLALAGCTTTGTDSNKGTASTNESKRQSIDASVDGTMSRLFTTVKGSRELVSKARGVLVFPSVLQAGFIVGGQYGEGALRVGGSTVGYYSTISGSFGLQAGAQSKALIFLFMTQDALDKFRNTDGWSVGGDASVALVTVGANGAIDSNTATAPVEVFVLTNAGLMGDLSLQGTKVSRLKI, encoded by the coding sequence ATGCAAAGACGAAACTTCATGCTGAAGACCACCGCTGCGCTCGCTTTCGGCGGCCTTGCACTCGCGGGTTGTACCACCACCGGCACTGACAGCAACAAAGGCACCGCCTCCACCAACGAATCCAAACGTCAGTCGATCGATGCCAGCGTCGACGGCACCATGTCGCGGCTTTTCACCACCGTCAAGGGTTCGCGTGAACTGGTTTCCAAGGCGCGCGGCGTGCTCGTGTTCCCGTCGGTTCTGCAAGCCGGCTTCATTGTCGGCGGCCAGTATGGCGAAGGTGCATTGCGCGTCGGCGGCAGCACGGTCGGCTACTACAGTACGATTTCCGGCTCGTTCGGCCTGCAGGCCGGTGCGCAGTCGAAAGCGCTCATCTTCCTGTTCATGACGCAGGACGCGCTGGACAAATTCCGCAACACGGATGGCTGGTCGGTCGGCGGCGACGCGTCGGTTGCGTTGGTCACGGTCGGCGCAAACGGTGCGATCGACTCGAACACGGCAACCGCGCCGGTCGAGGTATTCGTGCTGACCAATGCCGGCCTTATGGGCGACCTGTCGCTGCAAGGCACGAAGGTGTCGCGTCTGAAGATCTAG
- a CDS encoding PsiF family protein, whose amino-acid sequence MKIQSAIATLALGAVLASPMFTPAFAQNSQQTKMADCNKQAADKKGDDRKAFMKTCLSSKPAAAPMSQQDKMKACNTQATGKKGDDRKAFMKSCLSSAPAN is encoded by the coding sequence ATGAAAATCCAATCCGCTATTGCTACGCTGGCGCTCGGCGCTGTTCTCGCGTCCCCGATGTTCACACCTGCATTCGCACAGAACAGCCAGCAAACGAAAATGGCCGACTGTAACAAGCAGGCCGCCGACAAGAAAGGCGACGACCGCAAGGCGTTCATGAAAACGTGTCTCTCGTCCAAACCGGCCGCTGCACCGATGAGCCAGCAGGACAAGATGAAAGCGTGCAACACGCAAGCCACCGGCAAGAAAGGCGACGACCGCAAGGCATTCATGAAGAGCTGCCTGTCGTCCGCACCGGCCAACTGA